The Orcinus orca chromosome 4, mOrcOrc1.1, whole genome shotgun sequence genome includes a region encoding these proteins:
- the LOC125964209 gene encoding single-stranded DNA-binding protein, mitochondrial, producing MFRRPVVQVLHQFVRHESEIAGSLVLERSLNRVQLLGRVGQDPVMRQVEGKNPVTIFSLATNEMWRSGENETHQIGDVSQKTTWHRISVFRPGLRDVAYQYVKKGSRIYVEGKVDYGEYMDKNNVRRQATTIIADNIIFLSDQTKEKA from the coding sequence ATGTTTCGAAGACCTGTAGTGCAGGTCCTTCATCAGTTTGTGAGACATGAGTCTGAAATAGCTGGCAGTTTGGTTCTCGAAAGATCTCTGAATCGTGTGCAGTTACTTGGTCGAGTAGGTCAGGACCCTGTCATGAGACAGGTAGAAGGAAAAAACCCAGTCACAATATTTTCTCTAGCAACAAATGAGATGTGGCGATCAGGGGAAAATGAAACACACCAAATAGGTGATGTCAGTCAAAAGACAACGTGGCACAGAATTTCAGTATTCCGACCAGGCCTGAGAGATGTGGCATATCAGTATGTGAAAAAGGGGTCTCGAATTTATGTGGAAGGGAAAGTAGACTATGGTGAATATATGGATAAAAATAATGTGAGACGACAAGCAACAACAATTATAGCTGATAACATCATATTTCTGAGTGACCAGACGAAAGAGAAGGCATAG